A window of Mucilaginibacter paludis DSM 18603 contains these coding sequences:
- a CDS encoding DUF4267 domain-containing protein — MKGIRDIFSGILLCALVLMNERRALGVMLFVATIIPVSDMITVHQKSYTSVPQAIPHIVATIICSVVGILLLTAKPSIKAPSKNSDTLN, encoded by the coding sequence ATCAAAGGGATCAGGGATATATTTTCCGGAATCTTATTGTGTGCTTTGGTGTTGATGAACGAACGCCGGGCCTTGGGCGTGATGTTATTCGTGGCGACAATCATTCCGGTTTCCGATATGATTACTGTACACCAAAAAAGTTATACCAGTGTGCCGCAAGCGATACCGCACATTGTAGCCACCATTATTTGTTCAGTAGTAGGCATACTTTTGTTGACAGCTAAACCTTCAATAAAAGCTCCATCAAAAAATAGTGATACATTAAACTGA
- a CDS encoding zinc-dependent metalloprotease translates to MQNKRTTAAIIVTAFTLLFNLISSQTTFAQKQKGKNKKTNISPVVKDTTAAFGTVQPYNKVITSDAKIFSGLFKIIKLKDRFYFELPDSLMERDIHIISRITKGAASPYGRSVLSFAGDDLGDAQISFAKAPNNKLFIKQLVYRDKASDTSAYGLHRALMNNNLQPVLSVFDIKTYGKDSSVVIDMTDYLNGDQSIITGKLKENVQVQGIQTDKSYIESVYAYPKNMDIEMVKTYSAQPGAKTLKMSASFMLLPKTPMQIRLADERVGYITRNYNDFDLDPQRAKTINEICRWRLEPRRADMERYIKGELVEPQKPIVFYIDPATPKKWVPYLIRAVNDWQQAFERAGYKNAICAKETTSGDTTWDTRDDRFNTIVYAPSTSFAIKSGTVIDPRSGEIIHANIHVDHNILQELHDVYMVQAGNVDPTARKMMFPDALMGELLRAIVSRNVGYTLGLVNNAGASATVPVEKIKDRNWVRQHGISPSILKDVLVNYTATPEDSFKPAELLPRVGEYDKWAIDWGYRWLPQFKDANEERNYQHERIIDSLKTNNRLFFSPEVKDNQMDARALSQSLGNDPVKAGFYGIQNLKKIVPQLAGWTQDQDVIYSTSTSPLGSIASEVQNEFFTYISNVTAVFGTIYYNPRGTETNAPVYTYVPLSRQKDALSFLNRELFSTEPKWLATQAIQDKGLPPALKNYLFEPGQRCLSASLLDLKVMNNINALSDRYGAEKTISLPVYLNALESIIWPELVSGKPVSEYHMALQRTYINSLGLIIDTKREGSNIGAIALTRGYADALKSKLKGAIMHTPSKQTKAHYQDMLSIVTALVDPKRPAPVQVLGPPKPANSISYYDLQKQDF, encoded by the coding sequence ATGCAAAACAAACGCACTACCGCAGCCATCATTGTGACCGCATTTACATTATTGTTTAACTTGATTTCGTCGCAAACTACGTTTGCACAAAAGCAGAAAGGTAAAAACAAGAAAACTAACATTTCACCTGTAGTAAAGGATACCACTGCCGCCTTCGGTACGGTGCAACCCTACAACAAAGTTATTACCAGTGACGCTAAAATATTCAGCGGCCTTTTTAAGATCATTAAATTAAAAGACCGCTTTTATTTTGAGCTGCCTGATTCCCTGATGGAAAGGGATATCCACATCATCAGCCGTATTACTAAAGGTGCGGCTTCGCCGTATGGCAGGTCCGTTTTAAGCTTTGCCGGCGACGATCTGGGCGATGCACAGATCAGTTTTGCAAAAGCGCCCAATAATAAGTTATTTATCAAACAGCTGGTTTATCGTGATAAAGCGAGCGATACATCGGCCTATGGTCTGCATCGGGCTTTAATGAATAATAACCTGCAGCCGGTACTTTCGGTATTCGATATTAAAACCTACGGCAAGGATTCATCTGTAGTGATCGATATGACCGATTATCTTAACGGCGATCAAAGCATAATTACCGGGAAATTGAAAGAAAACGTACAGGTGCAGGGTATCCAGACAGACAAATCATATATCGAATCGGTTTATGCCTATCCTAAAAATATGGATATTGAAATGGTGAAAACGTATTCGGCACAACCCGGTGCGAAAACATTGAAGATGAGCGCCTCATTTATGCTGCTACCCAAAACACCTATGCAAATAAGGCTTGCTGATGAACGTGTTGGTTATATTACCCGTAATTACAATGATTTTGACCTGGACCCACAGCGAGCTAAAACTATTAACGAAATTTGCAGGTGGCGATTGGAGCCACGCAGGGCCGATATGGAGCGTTACATAAAAGGAGAACTTGTTGAACCGCAAAAGCCCATTGTATTTTATATAGACCCTGCCACGCCCAAAAAATGGGTGCCTTATTTGATTCGGGCAGTTAACGACTGGCAGCAGGCGTTTGAGCGTGCGGGTTATAAAAACGCCATCTGCGCAAAAGAAACAACTTCTGGTGATACGACATGGGATACCCGGGACGATCGTTTTAATACCATTGTTTATGCGCCTTCAACATCTTTTGCCATAAAATCGGGCACGGTTATCGATCCCCGCAGCGGCGAGATCATTCACGCCAATATCCATGTAGATCATAATATATTACAGGAACTGCACGACGTTTATATGGTACAGGCCGGTAATGTCGACCCTACAGCCCGGAAAATGATGTTTCCTGATGCCCTGATGGGTGAATTGTTACGCGCCATAGTCAGCAGGAACGTGGGCTATACGCTTGGCCTGGTTAATAATGCCGGTGCATCTGCTACGGTACCGGTAGAAAAGATCAAAGATCGTAACTGGGTAAGGCAGCACGGCATCAGCCCCAGTATTCTTAAGGATGTATTGGTTAATTATACCGCTACGCCCGAGGATAGTTTTAAGCCGGCAGAACTTTTGCCAAGAGTGGGCGAATATGATAAATGGGCGATAGACTGGGGCTACCGCTGGTTACCTCAATTTAAGGATGCGAATGAAGAGCGAAATTATCAGCACGAAAGAATTATTGATTCTTTAAAAACGAACAACCGTTTATTTTTCAGTCCGGAGGTAAAAGACAACCAGATGGATGCAAGGGCACTATCTCAAAGCCTGGGTAATGATCCTGTAAAAGCCGGATTCTATGGTATTCAAAACTTAAAGAAAATAGTTCCCCAACTTGCTGGTTGGACACAAGATCAGGATGTCATATACTCTACATCGACCAGTCCGCTTGGAAGCATAGCAAGTGAAGTACAAAACGAATTTTTTACTTATATCAGTAATGTAACGGCGGTATTTGGAACTATTTATTATAACCCGCGTGGTACCGAGACTAACGCCCCCGTTTACACTTATGTACCGCTGAGCAGGCAAAAAGATGCCCTTAGTTTTTTAAACCGGGAATTGTTTTCGACGGAGCCGAAATGGCTGGCTACCCAAGCCATACAGGATAAGGGATTACCCCCGGCCTTAAAAAATTATCTGTTTGAACCGGGGCAGAGATGCCTTTCAGCTTCGCTCTTAGATCTGAAGGTAATGAACAATATCAATGCACTTTCTGACCGGTATGGGGCAGAGAAAACCATCTCGTTGCCAGTTTACCTGAATGCGTTGGAATCAATCATCTGGCCTGAACTGGTATCCGGCAAGCCGGTTAGCGAATATCACATGGCCTTGCAAAGGACATATATTAATAGCCTGGGGCTGATCATCGACACCAAACGCGAAGGCAGCAACATAGGTGCCATAGCGCTTACGCGCGGCTATGCCGATGCTTTAAAATCAAAATTGAAGGGTGCAATTATGCATACCCCTTCCAAGCAAACAAAGGCACACTATCAGGATATGCTGTCGATAGTTACTGCGCTTGTTGACCCCAAGCGCCCCGCACCCGTTCAGGTACTTGGCCCGCCCAAACCGGCAAACAGCATCAGCTATTATGACCTGCAAAAACAAGACTTTTAA
- a CDS encoding RagB/SusD family nutrient uptake outer membrane protein, with protein sequence MTTTHLNRLLCSGSKKSTNSDVKNRVLFFLYLLIALLTTGCKKLVELDPPKTESVPSAVFGTDASAGTAMTGLYASLINSSSPYTTIGYLGSLSADESDPTNAYSFYLDFGTNTLTPDNGNIQNLWSGMYATIFQANSIIENIQASKGMSDAAKLRYTGEAEFVRALSHYYLTNFLGPVPVITTTDVKTNVAAGRSDTVTVYKQIIADLVDAQKNLPVDYTSYNNRRDRANQGAAAALLAKAYLATGDNAGAERAASAVISNSLYSLQTGGNIDKVFLKDSPETIWAINPEKSTGHTLTTDATYYGTSSLYGALYGPQYVLLPGLINSFESGDLRKTHWINTFNYQGTDYYYGAKYKDYNPNQKPSEYDVVLRLSEQYLIRAEARVKQGNIGGAQSDLNIVRSRAGLGNTTASTSKDLIDAVLQERQHELFLEFASRWFDLKRTGRANGILGALKASTWKPTAVLYPLPIEEVKKAPQLTQNPGY encoded by the coding sequence ATGACTACAACTCATTTAAATAGATTGCTTTGCTCCGGCAGCAAGAAATCCACAAATTCAGACGTGAAAAACAGGGTGCTTTTTTTCCTTTACCTGTTGATCGCGCTGTTGACAACCGGCTGTAAAAAACTGGTAGAACTTGATCCGCCAAAAACCGAATCTGTACCTTCTGCGGTTTTTGGAACAGATGCCAGTGCTGGAACAGCTATGACCGGCCTTTACGCAAGCCTTATCAATAGCAGTTCTCCGTACACAACAATTGGCTACCTGGGCAGCTTGTCTGCAGATGAGTCTGACCCTACCAATGCCTATTCTTTTTACCTGGATTTTGGCACGAATACCTTAACGCCTGATAATGGTAACATACAAAATTTATGGTCTGGCATGTACGCAACAATTTTTCAGGCCAATAGTATAATCGAAAACATTCAAGCCTCCAAGGGGATGAGTGACGCGGCAAAATTGCGCTACACCGGCGAGGCGGAATTTGTGCGTGCGTTGAGCCACTATTACCTTACCAATTTTTTGGGGCCGGTGCCGGTCATTACCACCACGGATGTAAAAACTAACGTAGCCGCGGGTAGATCTGATACTGTTACCGTGTATAAACAAATCATCGCCGATTTGGTTGATGCGCAAAAAAACCTTCCGGTAGACTATACTTCCTACAATAACAGGCGCGACAGGGCCAACCAGGGCGCGGCTGCGGCATTATTGGCTAAGGCGTACCTGGCTACGGGTGACAATGCTGGCGCGGAACGCGCGGCCTCGGCGGTTATATCAAATAGTCTGTACAGTTTGCAAACCGGGGGAAATATTGACAAAGTATTTTTAAAGGATAGCCCCGAAACGATATGGGCCATTAACCCCGAAAAGTCAACCGGCCATACACTAACAACTGATGCAACCTATTATGGAACCAGCAGCCTTTACGGAGCTTTGTATGGCCCACAATATGTGCTGTTACCCGGCCTTATCAACAGTTTTGAGTCCGGCGATCTGAGAAAGACCCATTGGATCAATACATTCAACTATCAAGGCACAGACTATTATTATGGAGCTAAGTACAAAGATTACAACCCCAATCAAAAGCCAAGCGAGTACGATGTTGTTTTAAGGCTATCAGAACAATATTTAATCAGAGCAGAAGCGCGTGTTAAGCAAGGGAATATTGGAGGTGCTCAAAGCGATTTAAATATTGTGCGCAGCCGCGCAGGGCTCGGTAATACAACTGCATCAACCAGCAAAGATTTGATTGATGCCGTTTTACAAGAGCGGCAGCACGAATTGTTTCTGGAGTTTGCCAGCCGTTGGTTTGATTTAAAAAGAACAGGCCGTGCTAACGGTATTTTAGGGGCTTTGAAGGCTTCTACCTGGAAGCCTACTGCTGTATTATATCCACTCCCGATAGAAGAGGTGAAAAAAGCACCACAATTAACCCAAAATCCGGGCTATTAA
- a CDS encoding SusC/RagA family TonB-linked outer membrane protein, with protein sequence MTLTLLLVLFFNTTHAQTDNNITLKFKHAPLSKVLKTIKNQTGYVFVTGQIDLANIFVDADFKKADIRTVLSSCLPKVSLQYFIYDKTIVITRGTTDPAKLKNLSGSDELSGTIVGEAGETLPGATVVIVGLQRVVLTNNHGYFTMAGVPPNATVRISYTGFITEELSVPITRNLGTVTLKVNNNKLDEVHVLGYGQTTSERYSTGSSAKVTTSDIANQPVTNVLQALEGRVAGLTIRQTSGLPGSDIDVQIRGQSSINTNANVINSTNVIKNVPLFVVDGVPFPAAAINQQSSNADKNGTYNYLVGPNGNGSPLATINPNDIESIEVLKDASATGIYGSRGANGVILITTKKGKPGKANMSASVNTGYSYVPSSLSVLNLTDYLALRKEAFVNDSRTPTAGNAPDLTQWSQTTPTDFKSLLLGKPSHTVSSNLSFSGGSGGTTFIISGSYGRQSSIFDDDRSSSNYGVHFGLTYASDDQRFKTSVSALIGNATGNLANVDFYRTIFTLPPNFPLYNAAGQLYWYNGIPGIANPLSQLNMSYQNAMTNISTSVNLQYSILPGLDAQVNLGYNKTQSNQNSLQPSTSFDPSQLAYATPSASYTESYNQNLLVEPQLNYHRTVGKGALTAFVGGTLQKTVYEQPFLISASGFPSDQFLNNLSLATNYQIFNGYNAYSYASLLGRVNYIWDKRIVLDANFRRDGSSKFGTNNLYGNFGSVSGAWIFTNESWLKNKPDWFSFGKLRASYGSIGSDGVSNYSYLSTYSSNVNNYYSGANGLSPVRLANPDFKWETTHKTDVGLDIGLFQDKVLLSAVYYRGVTSNQLLPTPLPTQTGFDSYVQNFDATVENSGWEFTLVSNNIKSANFSWSSTFNAGFASNKLLSYAGLDKSIFASAYVVGKPLSALYLLHYTGIGANGLPTYEDVDKDGVITTSQGYNTGIGDLLYAGKSTPDLSGGLGNAFRYKGLQLNVFFQYTVGAVDQGILSYLSAPPGGLSNVPEAIVSQMRSLGLSKLFSSRSYSSNFNNFRQSDALLSKISYARLTNLSLSYNLPAQVTKKLGAGAINVYLRGQNLFVFTLSGKSYPGIDPETGPVAVPPLRAFVGGLQFSF encoded by the coding sequence ATGACGCTAACATTATTATTGGTATTATTTTTCAATACTACGCACGCCCAAACGGATAACAACATTACGCTGAAATTTAAACACGCTCCGTTATCGAAAGTTTTAAAAACTATCAAAAACCAAACCGGTTACGTGTTTGTAACAGGACAGATAGATTTGGCTAACATTTTTGTAGACGCTGATTTTAAAAAAGCAGATATCAGGACTGTGCTTTCCTCTTGCTTACCCAAGGTGAGCCTGCAATATTTTATCTATGACAAAACCATAGTTATTACACGCGGGACAACTGATCCTGCGAAGTTGAAAAACCTCTCCGGGTCAGACGAGCTTTCGGGAACCATTGTAGGCGAAGCTGGCGAAACCCTGCCAGGTGCTACCGTAGTAATTGTTGGTCTGCAAAGAGTTGTTCTTACCAATAATCACGGCTACTTCACTATGGCTGGTGTGCCGCCTAATGCCACCGTGCGTATATCTTATACGGGATTTATCACCGAAGAATTGTCTGTTCCCATAACCCGTAATTTAGGCACTGTAACCCTGAAGGTTAATAATAATAAATTGGATGAGGTTCATGTATTAGGTTATGGACAAACTACCAGTGAGCGGTATAGTACAGGTTCGTCGGCAAAGGTAACAACAAGCGACATCGCTAACCAGCCTGTAACCAACGTTCTGCAAGCACTTGAAGGGCGTGTTGCCGGTTTAACAATAAGGCAAACAAGCGGTTTGCCGGGTTCGGATATTGATGTGCAGATACGTGGGCAAAGCTCTATCAACACCAACGCCAATGTAATAAATAGTACCAATGTTATCAAAAACGTGCCCCTGTTTGTTGTGGATGGTGTGCCGTTCCCTGCGGCAGCTATTAATCAGCAATCATCAAACGCTGATAAGAACGGGACCTATAACTATCTGGTCGGCCCCAATGGTAACGGCAGCCCTTTAGCTACCATCAACCCCAATGATATCGAGAGTATTGAAGTATTAAAAGACGCAAGCGCTACCGGTATCTACGGATCAAGAGGAGCAAATGGCGTCATCCTCATCACTACAAAAAAAGGAAAACCAGGTAAAGCAAATATGTCAGCCAGTGTGAATACCGGCTATAGCTATGTGCCCTCATCTTTATCGGTACTTAACCTGACCGATTACCTCGCACTGCGAAAAGAGGCATTTGTAAACGATAGCAGGACCCCCACCGCTGGCAACGCGCCGGACCTTACACAGTGGAGCCAAACAACCCCAACTGATTTTAAATCGCTTTTGCTGGGGAAACCGTCCCATACGGTGAGTTCAAATTTGTCCTTTTCAGGAGGTTCAGGCGGAACAACATTTATCATTTCGGGTAGTTATGGTCGTCAGAGTTCAATTTTTGATGATGACCGTTCTTCAAGCAATTACGGGGTTCATTTTGGTTTAACTTATGCCAGTGACGACCAGCGTTTTAAAACATCTGTGTCGGCTTTGATTGGCAATGCTACCGGTAATCTGGCCAACGTTGATTTTTATCGAACCATTTTTACCTTACCCCCTAATTTTCCGCTTTACAACGCCGCAGGCCAATTATATTGGTATAACGGGATACCGGGGATTGCTAATCCATTATCGCAGCTTAATATGAGCTACCAAAATGCGATGACCAACATCAGTACGAGTGTAAACCTGCAGTATTCCATTTTACCGGGCTTAGATGCGCAGGTAAACTTAGGTTACAATAAAACACAGTCAAATCAAAACTCCCTACAGCCGTCTACATCGTTTGATCCCTCCCAATTGGCTTATGCAACGCCTTCTGCATCCTACACCGAATCGTACAACCAAAACTTACTGGTAGAACCACAATTAAACTACCATAGAACCGTAGGCAAAGGGGCCCTAACCGCGTTTGTAGGTGGTACATTACAAAAAACGGTATACGAACAACCTTTTTTGATCAGTGCAAGCGGCTTTCCGTCAGATCAGTTCTTAAATAACCTTTCCCTGGCTACCAATTACCAAATATTTAACGGATATAACGCTTATAGCTATGCTTCGTTACTTGGCCGTGTAAATTATATTTGGGATAAAAGGATAGTTTTAGACGCTAACTTCAGACGCGACGGTTCTTCGAAATTTGGAACAAATAACCTTTATGGCAACTTTGGCTCGGTGAGTGGCGCATGGATTTTCACAAACGAAAGCTGGCTGAAAAACAAACCCGATTGGTTCAGCTTTGGAAAGCTGCGTGCCAGCTATGGTTCAATTGGTAGTGATGGTGTATCAAATTACTCTTACCTGTCTACTTACTCCAGTAACGTAAATAATTACTATTCAGGAGCTAATGGCTTATCCCCGGTAAGATTGGCAAACCCTGACTTTAAATGGGAAACAACACATAAAACTGATGTCGGTTTAGATATCGGCTTATTTCAGGATAAAGTATTGTTAAGTGCAGTATATTATCGTGGAGTTACTTCAAACCAGCTGTTGCCAACCCCATTGCCTACACAAACTGGTTTTGATAGTTACGTCCAGAATTTTGACGCAACAGTTGAAAATTCCGGCTGGGAATTTACTTTAGTTAGTAATAATATCAAATCAGCTAACTTTTCCTGGTCAAGTACCTTTAATGCCGGCTTTGCTTCGAATAAGCTTTTGTCATACGCCGGACTTGACAAATCTATTTTTGCTTCGGCGTATGTTGTAGGTAAACCTCTTTCAGCGCTTTATTTGTTGCACTACACCGGCATTGGTGCCAACGGATTACCAACTTATGAAGACGTTGATAAAGACGGTGTAATAACAACAAGCCAGGGCTACAACACGGGAATAGGCGACCTGCTTTACGCCGGAAAAAGCACGCCGGATTTATCTGGCGGCTTAGGGAATGCCTTCAGGTATAAAGGCTTACAGCTTAATGTGTTTTTTCAATATACCGTTGGAGCGGTTGATCAAGGCATTCTATCTTATCTGTCGGCACCTCCGGGTGGTCTATCCAATGTACCCGAGGCTATTGTGTCGCAAATGCGTTCCCTGGGATTATCTAAACTTTTTTCTTCAAGGAGCTATTCTTCCAACTTTAATAACTTTCGACAGTCAGACGCTTTGCTTAGCAAGATATCATACGCCAGGTTAACCAACTTGTCCTTATCCTACAATTTGCCTGCTCAGGTTACAAAAAAACTTGGAGCAGGAGCGATCAACGTTTATCTGCGCGGGCAAAACCTTTTCGTGTTTACACTTAGCGGAAAATCTTATCCGGGCATCGATCCCGAAACCGGTCCTGTTGCGGTACCCCCTTTACGTGCTTTTGTTGGAGGTTTACAATTTTCATTTTAA
- a CDS encoding NIPSNAP family protein yields MEQLRIYTLADKETAAQYLTANWAKHRINLPKFGFEVKGVWIGNTPGIANQVIALVSFPDNGDVDQMTERYLKSQEFAADTAGFDRKKIINVETKILRSAS; encoded by the coding sequence ATGGAACAATTAAGAATTTACACCCTGGCTGATAAAGAAACAGCGGCACAATATTTAACAGCAAATTGGGCTAAGCACAGAATAAACCTTCCGAAGTTCGGCTTTGAGGTGAAAGGCGTTTGGATCGGCAATACACCCGGTATTGCAAACCAGGTCATCGCCCTGGTATCCTTTCCGGACAATGGCGATGTCGATCAAATGACTGAGCGCTATTTGAAAAGCCAGGAATTTGCCGCTGATACCGCAGGCTTTGACAGAAAAAAAATTATTAATGTAGAAACAAAAATTTTAAGGTCTGCAAGCTAA
- a CDS encoding VOC family protein, with protein MRTINSWINFNGKAEEAFTFYKSVFGGEFTKIIRFKDLSSAEFSVADNEANKIMHIALPIGKYNVLVANDVPEFMGRVNENENRSKILVSAESREEADEIFNGLSAGGNIEGEIGDSPWGTYAGMFRDKYGIEWIVEFDPNYN; from the coding sequence ATGAGAACAATCAATTCCTGGATCAACTTCAATGGCAAGGCCGAAGAAGCATTCACTTTTTACAAATCAGTTTTTGGCGGAGAGTTCACAAAGATCATCCGTTTCAAGGACCTATCGAGCGCTGAATTTTCTGTAGCAGACAATGAGGCAAATAAAATTATGCATATTGCTTTGCCTATTGGCAAATACAACGTATTAGTGGCCAATGACGTTCCCGAATTTATGGGCCGGGTAAACGAAAACGAAAACCGGTCTAAAATATTAGTGAGTGCAGAAAGCCGTGAAGAAGCCGACGAAATATTTAACGGGCTATCAGCAGGTGGAAATATCGAAGGAGAAATTGGCGATAGCCCCTGGGGCACCTACGCCGGAATGTTCAGGGACAAATATGGCATTGAATGGATTGTGGAATTTGATCCCAATTATAACTGA
- a CDS encoding FecR family protein has product MRPENLDELVAKYLDGSATQQERELLNNWFRLEQLKPYEWEAEHPDEESNLKADIFDAIEQNIRLTRQPAVIRRWPRYVAAASIILFVAAGSFFYLQSKKQTAYQSATVKTDALPGTSGAILTLANGQRVVLGKSGSGIQSLKSVNHIQISSDSAIVYNKGAVSPSSIAYNTLTTPNGRQFNVILPDGTKVWMNAGSTLQYPITFSGRERIVKLSGEAYFEVVHNAKMPFKVMVNGQSVNDIGTAFNINSYTDEPVMAVTLVEGSASISNNTHNELLHPGEQAVIKAGSDNIKLVQADIEMAMAWKNGLFHFEHAPLNSALRQIARWYDLKVEYEGKVPDITIDGDIYRDVKASQLFAILGRLNVNFRIEGNKLIVVPKPKDMEKID; this is encoded by the coding sequence ATGCGCCCTGAAAACTTAGATGAACTTGTTGCTAAATACCTGGATGGCTCCGCTACCCAACAGGAAAGAGAATTGCTTAACAATTGGTTTCGCCTTGAGCAATTAAAACCTTATGAATGGGAAGCTGAGCATCCTGACGAGGAAAGCAACCTAAAGGCTGATATTTTTGATGCGATTGAGCAAAATATCAGGCTCACACGGCAGCCTGCAGTTATCAGGCGATGGCCACGTTACGTTGCTGCGGCCTCGATCATACTTTTCGTTGCTGCTGGATCTTTTTTTTATTTACAGTCTAAAAAGCAGACAGCGTACCAGTCAGCAACTGTTAAAACAGATGCTTTGCCAGGCACCAGCGGCGCAATTCTTACCTTAGCCAATGGTCAGCGTGTAGTACTTGGAAAATCCGGATCGGGAATCCAGTCGCTCAAATCGGTCAACCATATTCAAATCTCGAGTGATAGCGCTATCGTTTATAACAAAGGCGCTGTTTCACCATCTTCAATTGCTTATAATACCTTGACGACTCCCAACGGCAGGCAGTTCAATGTCATTCTTCCAGATGGAACAAAAGTATGGATGAATGCAGGGTCCACTTTACAGTATCCCATTACCTTTTCAGGAAGGGAGCGAATTGTAAAACTTTCCGGTGAAGCCTACTTTGAAGTTGTTCATAACGCGAAAATGCCTTTTAAAGTGATGGTTAACGGGCAGTCTGTTAACGACATTGGTACCGCTTTTAATATCAATAGTTACACGGACGAGCCAGTGATGGCGGTAACACTTGTTGAAGGCAGCGCAAGTATTAGTAATAACACACATAACGAATTGCTGCACCCGGGTGAGCAGGCAGTTATTAAGGCTGGCAGCGATAATATTAAGCTGGTACAGGCTGACATAGAAATGGCGATGGCATGGAAAAATGGCCTGTTCCATTTTGAGCATGCCCCACTAAATAGTGCTTTAAGGCAAATTGCTCGCTGGTATGATCTCAAAGTTGAATATGAAGGTAAAGTGCCCGACATTACCATCGACGGTGATATCTATCGCGATGTAAAGGCATCGCAATTGTTTGCGATCTTGGGGAGGTTAAATGTGAATTTTAGAATTGAAGGAAATAAACTGATTGTTGTACCTAAACCAAAAGATATGGAAAAAATAGACTAA
- a CDS encoding sigma-70 family RNA polymerase sigma factor produces MQTEVLRSCSDEVLLEMIRLEGNHLAFTTLYDRYWNKLLAIAYNLLRDKSSAKEIVQEVFISLWNRRTNIEVRNAGSYLATAVKFSVFKQIERERRYRHIELADVGDLQLAAVDDRIEDLFIKEYLAGLLEALPEKCALVINYSRIRDWSNAQIAEELNIAEKTVEGHLTKGLKLIRANLKASGMLSLLTASATWHLFR; encoded by the coding sequence ATGCAAACAGAGGTGTTACGAAGTTGTAGTGATGAAGTTCTGCTGGAAATGATCCGGTTAGAGGGTAATCACTTAGCTTTTACTACGCTTTATGATCGCTACTGGAATAAGTTACTCGCTATTGCCTATAATCTTTTACGCGATAAGTCTTCTGCCAAGGAAATTGTTCAGGAAGTATTTATTAGTTTATGGAACCGCCGTACGAATATTGAAGTAAGGAATGCGGGCAGTTATCTTGCAACCGCAGTGAAATTTTCAGTCTTTAAGCAGATTGAACGGGAACGAAGATACCGGCATATCGAATTGGCCGACGTTGGTGATTTACAGTTAGCAGCCGTAGATGATAGGATTGAAGATTTATTTATTAAAGAATATCTGGCCGGATTGTTAGAAGCACTGCCGGAGAAGTGCGCCCTGGTAATTAATTACAGCCGTATACGCGACTGGAGTAATGCGCAGATTGCAGAAGAGCTTAACATAGCCGAAAAAACAGTGGAAGGCCACCTTACAAAAGGATTGAAACTGATCCGTGCAAATCTCAAAGCTTCCGGAATGCTATCTTTATTAACAGCATCAGCAACCTGGCATTTATTCAGATAA
- a CDS encoding Crp/Fnr family transcriptional regulator: MINSLLNSIQKVIALSPAEIDIVTSLFKEKIYKKGDFFLQEGRICKQVGFVAKGLMRFYINQDGEEKIYDFSQENEFVCNYESFLPQVPSSKNIQALEDSIVFVISHADLQLFYANVRGGERFGRVAIEAVFLKMLQDISALYAETPELRYERFLKNHADLQQRISQYHIASFVGVKPQSLSRIRKRIFTQF; this comes from the coding sequence ATGATAAACAGCTTACTGAACAGCATACAAAAGGTGATTGCGCTAAGCCCGGCAGAGATAGATATCGTGACATCTTTGTTTAAAGAAAAGATCTACAAAAAAGGAGATTTTTTTTTACAAGAAGGGCGAATTTGTAAACAAGTAGGTTTTGTGGCAAAAGGATTAATGCGGTTCTATATTAATCAGGATGGAGAGGAAAAAATATACGATTTTTCCCAGGAAAATGAATTTGTATGCAACTACGAAAGCTTTCTTCCACAGGTTCCTTCGTCAAAAAATATCCAGGCGTTAGAGGACAGTATCGTTTTTGTGATTTCGCATGCCGACCTGCAACTATTTTATGCCAACGTTCGCGGAGGGGAACGTTTTGGCCGAGTCGCCATTGAAGCAGTCTTTTTAAAAATGCTGCAAGACATCAGTGCCTTATATGCGGAAACGCCTGAACTGCGTTACGAGCGTTTTTTAAAAAACCATGCAGATCTGCAACAAAGGATATCCCAGTACCATATTGCCTCCTTTGTCGGGGTAAAACCACAATCGCTAAGCCGTATCCGTAAAAGAATTTTTACCCAGTTCTGA